A genomic window from Luteolibacter sp. LG18 includes:
- a CDS encoding glycoside hydrolase N-terminal domain-containing protein, translating into MKPSLTATLLALSLSRLAAGDVAPVQDPAPLMPRHGTVILQPAKTWEGGLAAGNGTLGAMLYGDPEKDTLLVNHSKLWLPAGSREVLPNGGDILGEMRRIIGEKGYGEGQKFFLQKAEEGGWGGKLVWTDVFHPGFFLDLNQKPSGAVKDYARVEDFSKGETWAQWTNDDGAFARRMFVSKTDNTLVTTTTGPKGKVSLTVRMQKVNSPLIESTIEHTADWITCHNVYVKGKGGYEGAVRVVSEGGTRTSDGSSVTITGADSVTLLVRILPWRTPLPDSHAWPNDPKNPDFTGPEKPVKRGTVQIPGKAYKPEWLTALKADLASMSGDYATLFKPHTAAWSSLFNRVSIDLGGSTEERGMASGPLLDKAKDEQRLSPALLERMYDSGRYVFMCSAGPETPPNLFGIWSGTWQPAWSGDYTTDTNLQLDTEIAYSGNLAECMTGYYQLWDSYMPDLRRNAKSLYNCNGILIGSRSSNNGLALHWDKGWPGNLWTPGTSWMAHWYYDHFLYTGDREFLRRTAIPFMKDCALFWEDFLKSTEDKDGLYTFRPSYSAENGWGDNTSQDIEITQELLTNLIAGCELLGIEKEGVVRWKALLAKLPPLLVNNEGALKEWSNPKQGEQNNHRHLMHLYGAFESLQFSPDSDPKLFEAAKVALMNRVKASQEDATHGYMHTGLAAAGLGMGDLAFARIEEMAKHRSTYNNMVAAHYGGPRILCVDGNGATPEIVNRMFIQSRVGDLTLLPAVPKALPKGSLKGTRARGNITVEEIQWDLGAGTCEVTLSSAAKQEVVIALPNELGVTKMSVGDKEVAVAAQGVARSGAKVMLPKGSPVKIAVAFKK; encoded by the coding sequence ATGAAACCATCCCTCACTGCCACGCTGCTGGCGCTTTCCCTCTCCCGCCTGGCCGCTGGCGACGTCGCGCCGGTTCAGGACCCCGCCCCGCTGATGCCCCGCCATGGCACCGTGATCCTCCAGCCCGCGAAGACCTGGGAGGGCGGGCTCGCCGCGGGCAATGGCACGCTGGGCGCGATGCTCTACGGCGATCCCGAAAAGGACACGCTGCTGGTGAACCACTCGAAGCTCTGGCTGCCCGCGGGCTCCCGCGAGGTGCTACCGAATGGCGGTGACATCCTCGGCGAAATGCGCCGCATCATCGGTGAAAAGGGTTACGGCGAGGGGCAGAAGTTTTTCCTGCAGAAGGCCGAGGAAGGCGGCTGGGGCGGGAAACTGGTGTGGACGGACGTATTCCATCCCGGCTTTTTCCTGGATCTGAACCAGAAGCCGTCCGGCGCGGTGAAGGATTACGCGCGGGTCGAGGACTTTTCCAAGGGCGAAACCTGGGCCCAGTGGACGAACGACGACGGGGCCTTCGCCCGCCGGATGTTCGTCTCGAAAACCGACAACACGCTGGTCACCACCACCACCGGACCGAAGGGCAAGGTCTCGCTGACCGTGCGGATGCAGAAGGTGAACAGCCCGCTCATCGAATCCACCATCGAGCACACCGCGGACTGGATCACCTGCCACAACGTCTACGTGAAGGGCAAAGGCGGCTACGAGGGCGCGGTCCGCGTGGTCAGCGAAGGCGGCACCCGCACCAGCGATGGCAGCTCGGTGACCATCACCGGTGCGGACTCGGTGACGTTGCTGGTCCGCATCCTCCCCTGGCGCACGCCACTGCCGGACAGCCATGCGTGGCCGAACGATCCGAAGAACCCGGACTTCACCGGACCGGAAAAGCCGGTTAAGCGCGGCACCGTCCAGATCCCCGGCAAGGCCTACAAGCCGGAGTGGCTGACGGCGCTGAAGGCCGACCTGGCCTCGATGTCCGGTGACTACGCCACCCTGTTCAAGCCCCACACCGCGGCGTGGAGCAGCCTCTTCAACCGGGTATCGATCGATCTCGGTGGTAGCACTGAGGAGCGCGGGATGGCATCCGGTCCGCTGCTCGACAAGGCCAAGGACGAACAGCGCCTGTCCCCCGCCCTGCTCGAGCGGATGTATGACTCCGGCCGCTACGTCTTCATGTGTTCCGCCGGACCGGAAACCCCGCCGAATCTCTTCGGCATCTGGAGCGGCACCTGGCAGCCCGCATGGTCCGGCGACTACACCACCGACACCAATCTCCAGCTCGATACCGAGATTGCCTACAGCGGCAACCTCGCCGAGTGCATGACCGGCTACTACCAACTCTGGGACAGCTACATGCCGGACCTGCGCCGCAACGCGAAGTCCCTCTACAATTGCAACGGCATCCTCATCGGCAGCCGCTCGTCCAACAACGGCCTCGCCCTGCATTGGGACAAGGGCTGGCCGGGCAACCTGTGGACGCCGGGCACGAGCTGGATGGCGCATTGGTACTACGACCACTTCCTCTACACCGGCGACCGCGAGTTCCTGCGCCGTACCGCCATTCCCTTCATGAAGGATTGCGCGCTGTTCTGGGAAGATTTCCTGAAGAGCACCGAGGACAAGGACGGCCTCTACACCTTCCGCCCGTCCTATTCCGCGGAAAACGGCTGGGGCGACAACACCAGCCAGGACATCGAGATCACCCAGGAACTGCTCACCAACCTGATCGCGGGCTGCGAGTTGCTCGGCATCGAGAAGGAAGGCGTGGTCCGCTGGAAGGCGCTGCTCGCGAAACTGCCGCCCCTGTTGGTCAACAACGAGGGCGCGCTCAAGGAGTGGTCGAACCCGAAGCAGGGCGAGCAAAACAACCACCGCCACCTGATGCACCTCTACGGTGCCTTCGAAAGCCTCCAGTTCAGCCCGGACAGCGATCCGAAGCTGTTCGAGGCCGCGAAGGTCGCGCTGATGAACCGCGTGAAGGCCAGCCAGGAGGACGCCACCCACGGCTACATGCACACCGGTCTGGCCGCCGCGGGTCTGGGCATGGGCGACCTCGCCTTCGCCCGCATCGAGGAGATGGCGAAACACCGCTCGACCTACAACAATATGGTCGCCGCCCACTACGGCGGGCCGCGCATCCTGTGCGTGGATGGAAACGGCGCGACGCCCGAGATCGTGAACCGGATGTTCATCCAGTCGCGCGTCGGCGACCTCACGCTGCTGCCCGCGGTTCCCAAGGCGCTGCCGAAGGGATCGCTTAAAGGAACCCGTGCGCGTGGCAATATCACGGTGGAGGAGATCCAGTGGGACCTGGGCGCGGGAACGTGCGAGGTCACGCTTTCCTCCGCCGCGAAACAGGAGGTGGTGATCGCCCTGCCGAACGAGCTGGGGGTTACGAAGATGAGCGTTGGAGACAAGGAGGTCGCGGTGGCGGCGCAAGGTGTAGCCCGCAGCGGCGCGAAGGTGATGCTGCCGAAGGGCTCCCCGGTGAAGATCGCCGTGGCGTTCAAAAAGTAG
- a CDS encoding 4a-hydroxytetrahydrobiopterin dehydratase gives MSDLLEDEDLTVALKKCPEWEHEKNAITRTVEFEEFMDAIDFVNDLAEIAEEAQHHPDIVIRYTKVSLKLTTHDAGGLTDLDIELAQRIDNLVD, from the coding sequence ATGTCAGACTTGCTCGAAGACGAAGACCTTACCGTCGCCCTCAAGAAGTGCCCCGAGTGGGAGCACGAGAAAAACGCGATCACCCGCACCGTCGAGTTCGAGGAATTCATGGACGCGATCGACTTCGTGAACGACCTCGCGGAGATCGCCGAGGAGGCCCAGCACCACCCGGACATCGTCATCCGCTACACCAAGGTCTCCCTGAAACTCACCACTCACGACGCCGGTGGCCTGACCGATCTCGACATCGAGCTCGCCCAGCGCATCGACAACCTGGTGGACTGA